The Oncorhynchus keta strain PuntledgeMale-10-30-2019 chromosome 17, Oket_V2, whole genome shotgun sequence genome has a window encoding:
- the LOC118395953 gene encoding carboxypeptidase A1-like, which produces MKVLLVLVALSVAVIGKETFEGHQVLRITGKDEFQHSLLKDMAEMEHLQLDVWMEPIDLSTPVDIRVPFTSLQTVKAFLETEDIPYSIMIKDLQVMLDEEKEQRLSAARATEPRTTDEYNYTNYHNGDEIYSFQDMLVAENPKLVSKIVIGQSYEGRPLNVLKFSTGGTNRRGIWINTGIHSREWITQASGTWFAKKIVTDYGHDAALTAILDNMDIFLEIVTNPDGYNYSHKTNRMWRKTRKPNPGSSCDGTDLNRNWDAGFGTAGSSGNPCDQTYRGPKAHSESEVKSIVDFVKSHGNLKAFIDIHSYSQRLMYPYGYTATPCNDQRELHDLARKAITGLASMYGTSFRYGSVITTIYRASGISIDWSYNQGIKYSYTFELRDTGRYGFILPANQIIPTAKEAWLALMAIMEHTKDNTN; this is translated from the exons GCACCAGGTGCTTCGTATCACTGGGAAGGATGAGTTCCAGCACTCTCTCCTGAAGGACATGGCTGAGATGGAACATCTCCAG cTGGATGTGTGGATGGAGCCCATTGACCTCTCCACTCCTGTGGACATCAGAGTTCCCTTCACCAGCCTGCAGACCGTCAAGGCCTTCCTGGAGACTGAAGACATCCCGTACTCCATCATGATCAAGGACCTACAG GTTATGTTGGAcgaggagaaggagcagaggcTGAGTGCTGCACGTGCCACTGAGCCCAGAACCACAGATGAGTACAACTACACCAACTACCACAACGGGGATGAG atctaCAGTTTTCAGGACATGCTGGTGGCTGAGAACCCCAAACTGGTCAGCAAGATCGTGATTGGTCAGAGCTATGAGGGCCGCCCTCTGAATGTGCTCAAA TTTAGCACTGGTGGCACCAACCGTCGTGGCATCTGGATTAACACTGGAATCCACTCCAGAGAATGGATCACTCAGGCTAGTGGCACCTGGTTCGCCAAGAAG ATTGTGACTGACTACGGACATGACGCCGCACTCACTGCCATTCTGGACAACATGGATATCTTCCTGGAGATTGTGACCAACCCAGATGGCTACAACTACAGCCACAAAACT AACCGTATGTGGCGTAAGACCAGGAAGCCAAACCCTGGCTCTTCTTGTGATGGAACTGACCTCAACAGGAACTGGGATGCTGGTTTTGGAA CCGCTGGCTCTAGCGGTAACCCCTGCGATCAGACTTACCGCGGGCCCAAGGCTCACTCAGAGTCTGAGGTCAAGTCCATCGTGGACTTTGTCAAGTCTCATGGCAACCTGAAGGCCTTCATCGACATCCACAGCTACTCCCAGAGGCTCATGTACCCCTACGGCTACACTGCAACCCCTTGCAACGACCAGAGAGAACTG CACGACCTGGCTAGGAAGGCCATCACTGGCCTGGCTAGCATGTACGGAACCTCCTTCAGATACGGCAGCGTCATAACCACCATAT ACCGAGCCAGTGGCATCAGTATTGACTGGTCCTACAACCAGGGCATCAAGTACTCCTACACCTTCGAGCTGAGAGACACCGGTCGCTATGGTTTCATCCTGCCAGCCAATcagatcatccctactgccaagGAGGCTTGGCTAGCTCTGATGGCCATCATGGAGCACACCAAGGACAACACCAACTAG
- the poc1b gene encoding POC1 centriolar protein homolog B isoform X2 — translation MASVMEDPTLERHFKGHKDAVTCADFSSKHKQLASGSADKTLMIWNLNPKARAFRFFGHKDVITGVQFSPAGDLVVSASQDKTVRLWTPSIKGESMVFKAHTATVRSVSFSHDGQRLVTASDDKSVKVWSVHRQRFVYSLNQHTNWVRCARFSPDGRLIASCGDDRTVRLWDTSTKQCINCFTEYGGSATFVDFNTSGTCIASSGADNTLKIWDIRTNKLLQHYQVHSSGINCFSFHPSGNYMISGSSDSTVKILDLLEGRLIYTLHGHKGPVLAVAFSRGGDFFASGGCDAQVLMWKTNFDSFDYREVLSRHSQRVSPDPPPHLTDIYPRGPHLHSAQSGAIEISPMVADTQTTAPAVIEVGQTLYTATTCPDPQCTQRSSQYQRAVLG, via the exons ATGGCATCAGTTATG GAGGACCCCACCCTCGAGCGACACTTCAAGGGCCACAAAGATGCTGTCACCTGTGCAGACTTCAGTTCCAAACACAAACAGCTGG CCTCAGGGTCTGCAGATAAGACCCTGATGATTTGGAATCTGAACCCTAAGGCCAGGGCGTTCCGTTTTTTTGGACACAAAGATGTCATCACAGGGGTCCAGTTCTCCCCTGCAGGAGATCTGGTCGTCTCTGCATCCCAGGACAAGACTGTACGGCTGTGGACGCCCAGCAT TAAAGGAGAGTCGATGGTGTTCAAAGCCCACACGGCTACAGTACGCAGTGTCAGCTTTTCTCACGACGGCCAGAGGCTAGTGACTGCGTCAGACGACAAGTCTGTCAAGGTGTGGAGTGTCCACAGACAACGTTTTGTCTACTCACTCAACCAGCACACCAACTGGGTCCGCTGCGCCAG GTTTTCTCCTGACGGCCGTCTAATTGCCTCCTGTGGTGACGACCGCACAGTGCGACTGTGGGACACCTCCACCAAACAGTGCATCAACTGCTTCACAGAGTATGGAGG ATCAGCAACATTTGTAGACTTCAACACCAGTGGCACCTGCATAGCATCCTCAGGAGCAGACAACACGTTGAAGATCTGGGACATACGGACAAACAAACTGCTCCAGCATTACCAAG TCCACAGTTCAGGGATCAATTGCTTTTCCTTCCACCCGTCTGGAAACTATATGATCAGTGGCTCCAGTGACAGCACAGTGAAGATCCTGGACCTGCTGGAGGGACGCCTCATCTACACCCTCCACGGACACAAG GGTCCTGTCCTGGCTGTGGCCTTCTCCAGGGGAGGAGACTTCTTTGCCTCAGGGGGTTGTGATGCTCAG GTTTTAATGTGGAAGACCAACTTTGATTCTTTTGACTACCGTGAGGTCCTGAGCAGACACAGCCAGCGGGTCAGCCCCGACCcccctcctcacctgacagacaTCTACCCTCGAGGACCACACCTCCACTCCGCCCAGTCTGGGGCTATAGAG ATCAGTCCCATGGTGGCAGACACCCAGACCACTGCCCCGGCTGTCATAGAGGTGGGCCAGACCCTCTACACAGCCACTACG TGCCCTGACCCACAATGCACTCAAAGGAGTTCACAATACCAGCGAGCTGTTTTAGGTTGA
- the cep41 gene encoding centrosomal protein of 41 kDa isoform X1, producing MSTKSSIGNTEYMKRRIPQNPKYQHVRTRLDTGCSLTKYVERLEEIKKNYRYRKDELFKRLKVTTFAQLVIQVASVSDLNESVSDGETPRLEADMERLSEQTNGSPLPTPTPAQFFDNNNDAGDAGYSPRSTLQSVISGVGELDLDKNGQKTVTLTTVSSPRLPDGPYPDCPYLLLDVRDREQYDQCHIISAYSYPIATLSRTMNPYTKEVLDYKNVSGKIIMVYDEDERIAAQAATAMCERGFQNLFMLSGGLKVIAQKFPEGMTTGTIPASCLPSPKVTAGRKRYTHRQVFMPADRKWRFTSDDMANIQAHLEEMLVPSDTNSRFSSRMSTSSAQSKASSARSLRTSSLAGSETARSQSSRPWK from the exons ATGTCGACAAAGAGCAGTATTGGCAATACGGAG TACATGAAAAGGAGAATACCTCAGAACCCCAAATATCAACATGTGAGGACAAGGCTTGACACAG GATGCAGCCTGACGAAGTATGTGGAGAGGCTGGAGGAGATAAAGAAAA ATTACAGGTACAGAAAGGATGAACTCTTCAAAAGGCTTAAAGTTACAACATTTGCACAGTTG GTAATTCAGGTAGCATCGGTTTCAGACCTGAATGAAAGTGTGAGTGATGGAGAAACACCAAGGCTGGAAG CCGACATGGAGCGTCTGTCTGAGCAGACCAACGGTTCCCCCCTGCCTACGCCCACACCTGCTCAGTTCTTCGACAACAACAATGACGCAGGGGACGCTGGCTACTCCCCCAGGTCGACACTTCAAAG TGTAATAAGCGGGGTGGGAGAGCTGGATCTGGATAAGAACGGTCAGAAGACAGTGACTCTGACAACCGTGTCCAGCCCTCGGCTTCCAGATGGACCCTACCCAGACTGTCCCTACCTGCTGCTGGACGTCAGGGACAGAGAGCAGTACGACCAGTGTCACATCATCAGCG CATACAGTTACCCCATCGCAACCCTCTCAAGAACAATGAATCCCTACACCAAGGAGGTGCTGGATTAT AAAAATGTTTCTGGTAAGATCATCATGGTATATGATGAGGATGAGAGGATAGCTGCCCAGGCAGCCACTGCCATGTGTGAACGGGGCTTCCAGAACCTCTTCATGCTATCTGGAG GCCTGAAGGTGATTGCGCAGAAGTTTCCAGAGGGGATGACAACAGGCACCATCCCGGCGTCGTGTCTCCCGTCTCCCAAGGTGACAGCGGGCAGGAAGCGCTACACCCACAGACAGGTTTTCATGCCAGCCGATAGGAAGTGGAGGTTCACCTCAGACGACATGGCCAACATCCAGGCACACTTGGAGGAGATGCTCGTTCCCTCGGACACCAACA GCCGGTTCAGCAGCCGCATGTCCACCAGCAGTGCCCAGTCCAAAGCATCCAGCGCTCGGAGTCTACGCACTTCCTCTTTAGCCGGCTCTGAAACCGCCAGATCCCAGAGCAGCCGACCGTGGAAATAA
- the cep41 gene encoding centrosomal protein of 41 kDa isoform X2 has product MKRRIPQNPKYQHVRTRLDTGCSLTKYVERLEEIKKNYRYRKDELFKRLKVTTFAQLVIQVASVSDLNESVSDGETPRLEADMERLSEQTNGSPLPTPTPAQFFDNNNDAGDAGYSPRSTLQSVISGVGELDLDKNGQKTVTLTTVSSPRLPDGPYPDCPYLLLDVRDREQYDQCHIISAYSYPIATLSRTMNPYTKEVLDYKNVSGKIIMVYDEDERIAAQAATAMCERGFQNLFMLSGGLKVIAQKFPEGMTTGTIPASCLPSPKVTAGRKRYTHRQVFMPADRKWRFTSDDMANIQAHLEEMLVPSDTNSRFSSRMSTSSAQSKASSARSLRTSSLAGSETARSQSSRPWK; this is encoded by the exons ATGAAAAGGAGAATACCTCAGAACCCCAAATATCAACATGTGAGGACAAGGCTTGACACAG GATGCAGCCTGACGAAGTATGTGGAGAGGCTGGAGGAGATAAAGAAAA ATTACAGGTACAGAAAGGATGAACTCTTCAAAAGGCTTAAAGTTACAACATTTGCACAGTTG GTAATTCAGGTAGCATCGGTTTCAGACCTGAATGAAAGTGTGAGTGATGGAGAAACACCAAGGCTGGAAG CCGACATGGAGCGTCTGTCTGAGCAGACCAACGGTTCCCCCCTGCCTACGCCCACACCTGCTCAGTTCTTCGACAACAACAATGACGCAGGGGACGCTGGCTACTCCCCCAGGTCGACACTTCAAAG TGTAATAAGCGGGGTGGGAGAGCTGGATCTGGATAAGAACGGTCAGAAGACAGTGACTCTGACAACCGTGTCCAGCCCTCGGCTTCCAGATGGACCCTACCCAGACTGTCCCTACCTGCTGCTGGACGTCAGGGACAGAGAGCAGTACGACCAGTGTCACATCATCAGCG CATACAGTTACCCCATCGCAACCCTCTCAAGAACAATGAATCCCTACACCAAGGAGGTGCTGGATTAT AAAAATGTTTCTGGTAAGATCATCATGGTATATGATGAGGATGAGAGGATAGCTGCCCAGGCAGCCACTGCCATGTGTGAACGGGGCTTCCAGAACCTCTTCATGCTATCTGGAG GCCTGAAGGTGATTGCGCAGAAGTTTCCAGAGGGGATGACAACAGGCACCATCCCGGCGTCGTGTCTCCCGTCTCCCAAGGTGACAGCGGGCAGGAAGCGCTACACCCACAGACAGGTTTTCATGCCAGCCGATAGGAAGTGGAGGTTCACCTCAGACGACATGGCCAACATCCAGGCACACTTGGAGGAGATGCTCGTTCCCTCGGACACCAACA GCCGGTTCAGCAGCCGCATGTCCACCAGCAGTGCCCAGTCCAAAGCATCCAGCGCTCGGAGTCTACGCACTTCCTCTTTAGCCGGCTCTGAAACCGCCAGATCCCAGAGCAGCCGACCGTGGAAATAA